Proteins encoded by one window of Salvia splendens isolate huo1 chromosome 5, SspV2, whole genome shotgun sequence:
- the LOC121802939 gene encoding uncharacterized protein LOC121802939, which produces MSQFLANSSPDLDFPNTAKDQRYDDLALQGVAANVKLLLKLIQDHQIACGQDKNDHRRMLRVATMMTILDNAKDRIQKCQSFGLKKPDPELRRCNTDLRRSPVPSGKKPGGEAEAVPMDTDEEKDRLRRELSSSIAAQRNLKAMCSSLGKEKKFMEAELSKKVHELSEMEELLNNLKAQNETLRQKVQECLSVPKETEPADIDGGGGGGGEMYAEFGLQERNKVLSEQLMRSLDGYRSMKRKLKVSLEENTMLHSTVDEVGAKVVGSLERVKSLKNRMATSPSKGETSLDLLQEIEGLEGMFECFQMLVEKHEKRQGDCARLSGEINAYKPSVLA; this is translated from the exons ATGAGCCAATTTCTTGCAAATTCATCTCCTGACTTGGATTTTCCCAATACAGCAAAGGATCAAAGATATGATGATTTGGCATTACAAG gGGTAGCAGCAAATGTAAAATTACTGCTAAAACTAATCCAAGATCATCAAATAGCCTGTGGTCAAGACAAGAATGATCATAGGAGAATGTTGAGGGTAGCCACAATGATGACAATTTTGGACAATGCAAAGGACAGAATCCAAAAATGCCAATCATTTGGCCTTAAGAAACCGGATCCCGAGCTGAGGAGGTGCAACACCGACTTGCGCCGCAGCCCGGTCCCATCGGGCAAGAAGCCCGGTGGCGAGGCCGAGGCCGTGCCAATGGATACGGATGAGGAGAAGGATCGTCTGAGGCGCGAGCTGAGCTCGAGCATAGCTGCTCAGAGGAACCTCAAAGCGATGTGCTCGAGTTTAGGGAAGGAGAAGAAGTTCATGGAGGCAGAGCTTTCGAAAAAGGTTCATGAATTGAGTGAGATGGAGGAGCTTTTGAACAATCTCAAGGCACAAAATGAGACATTGCGCCAAAAGGTTCAAGAATGCCTCTCTGTTCCCAAGGAGACGGAGCCGGCCGATattgatggtggtggtggaggaggtggagaAATGTACGCGGAGTTTGGGTTGCAAGAGAGGAACAAGGTGCTCTCGGAGCAGTTGATGAGGTCTCTCGATGGTTATCGGTCGATGAAGAGGAAGCTCAAGGTGTCGCTAGAAGAGAATACTATGCTACATTCGACCGTGGATGAGGTTGGGGCCAAAGTTGTGGGGAGTTTGGAGAGGGTTAAGAGTTTGAAGAATCGGATGGCTACGTCCCCTTCTAAGGGTGAGACATCCCTCGATCTCCTGCAGGAGATCGAGGGGTTGGAGGGTATGTTCGAGTGCTTCCAAATGTTGGTGGAGAAGCACGAGAAGAGGCAGGGCGATTGCGCTCGGCTAAGTGGCGAGATCAATGCATATAAGCCCTCGGTTCTGGCGTGA